One Setaria viridis chromosome 5, Setaria_viridis_v4.0, whole genome shotgun sequence genomic region harbors:
- the LOC117858635 gene encoding single-stranded DNA-binding protein, mitochondrial — protein MGTRLLKGLSLKRLLGQCSSADLYIKSRAFSSTVSFSDLNEKFGMGGKDDDDFKGPRKNKEYQFRGVYRAIICGKVGQVPVQKKLRNGHTVTVFTVGTAGMFDQRIVADNLPMPAQWHRIAVHNEELGAYAVQKLVKNSAVFVEGDIETRVYSDSVNDQVKNIPEICLRRDGKIRLLQSGEGDVSKSLEELREGLF, from the exons ATGGGCACAAGACTTTTGAAGGGCTTAAGCCTGAAGAGGCTCCTAGGACAGTGCAGCTCAGCTG ATCTTTACATTAAATCACGAGCATTCAGCTCCACTGTATCTTTTTCTGATCTCAATGAGAAGTTTGGCATGGGTGgcaaagatgatgatgattttaaagGTCCTAGGAAAAATAAGGAATACCAATTCCGTGGTGTATACCGG GCAATTATTTGTGGCAAAGTTGGACAAGTGCCTGTGCAGAAAAAATTAAGGAATGGGCATACGGTAACTGTATTTACTGTTGGGACAGCTGGTATGTTTGACCAGAGGATAGTAGCCGATAACTTGCCAATGCCAGCTCAGTGGCATCGAATAGCTGTCCATAATGAGGAGCTTGGTGCATATGCTGTTCAGAAGTTGGTTAAGAA TTCTGCAGTCTTTGTTGAGGGTGATATCGAGACTAGAGTCTACAGTGACAGTGTCAATGATCAAGTGAAAAATATACCAGAGATCTGTTTGCGACGTGATG GCAAAATACGCTTGCTTCAGTCAGGGGAAGGTGATGTCAGCAAATCATTAGAGGAATTAA GGGAAGGACTATTCTAG